Proteins found in one Eriocheir sinensis breed Jianghai 21 chromosome 43, ASM2467909v1, whole genome shotgun sequence genomic segment:
- the LOC126980200 gene encoding papilin-like — translation MNVKEHTRTRCSWRVFLALALVTVVVVEECTGVAVETTHLHHHRNRHHHHRRHHHHHHQQQQGKIPIPVSSSNLEYEAAEDSGSTRDKRQGWTSEWESGPWGEWSVPSPCSRTCGGGVNYRTRTCQGASSEQCVGKTKKYESCNNEPCPEGSIDFRTEQCQRYNDVPFEGKYYSWESFVGDPDKCALHCQPKQSSWVPHYKAPKKCELNCQPEGERFYFRHALKVVDGTPCDNEGFDVCVDGQCMPVGCDLILGSSAREDKCRVCGGDSSTCNTIKGDFMQETLTVGYNDIVLIPAGATSIYVEELEATNNYLAVRNTTGHFYLNGNWRIDFPRARRFAGTTFHYERKNNGGVGIFAPEILRAQGPTTEPLFIVLLYQEGNRGVSYEYSVPKGVTQSEAETYDWIFGTFGECSEECGGGHQVRNVTCARTSDFEPVSEYLCDPRTRPETNRTCNDQPCDASWEVGDWTPCTTSCGTQGWQFRHVYCGQKFTEGRLSVVNDSVCTEPLGAAPPSVRECNQGAMCASWHVGDWTPCNKLCGVGRQHRKVMCHVMREDEVEVLEDSQCSEEKPENEKPCEQIPCGGVDWITSDWSGCGVTCDQAQESRSALCVSQKGVVVKEEYCSAARRPELSRNCTDIEPCEYKWYASEWSECSAECGLGVVSREVFCGKRNKNKVMVVDESNCDADKRFNDTKECNSTGSCEAKWYAGPWSRCDKQCGGGTKNRKIFCYLGDKMAKLQCDVNSILYSIDTCNNNPCGDDEVIGGDLESEDEICEEEEDGEEKDKDEKEKEEEIEDSSEAESNSSVAMSDEASGEGSGFGESGFGIGSGLGGWLGSGLGSGLGSGLGFGPAEATTSEAKKAAASKKKDKDSKKKKKKCKPAKPKSCEETEFGCCQDNETPAEGPFQKGCDTVETCKDSKYGCCPDGVTPAEGPKRKGCPGLSVCDNSLFGCCKDGVTEASGPNEEGCEELMAFDCENTEFGCCPDGVSKSFGKNFEGCSDFECEGSGPCDTCSDTTYGCCPDGVSAAQGKDYEGCPDPDMTTEETDVESSTMAVLTSTSTTTTTELPPDCLTSSYGCCPDEYTAAHGPNDEGCCLSSPFGCCPDHITEAQGPNLQGCGCEYSAFGCCPDNTTVARGPNNAGCGCEFTQFGCCPDYHTPAAGEDYSGCPCNTYRYGCCPDGVSIAKGPGTEGCGCQYEQYGCCEDGRTPAQGPDQEGCGCESSQFGCCPNGVTPATGKFFEGCKEEEEELSVVPGEVCGHEKDRGPCTNFTVRWFFDMEYGGCTRFWYGGCEGNLNKFETQDECKAACVDPEGMESCYLPNVVGPCTGSVPSWYHDAETGQCKSFIYGGCLGNNNRYESKEECEERCVIPEKTDACLLEVTPGPCRGNYSRWFYDQTVGSCKQFSYGGCKGNDNNFLTENECMQRCIRGRSKDLCTLPKASGLCEETLPRWYYDYTEARCMPFYYTGCDGNANRYTTRGECEATCPGDEAEQDEDVCYMPSSPGDCDEYEQRWFFDSVEAQCKSFVYGGCGGNQNNFGSIEECENYCGNRKKIPTEEEFLIESCFLQQNQGNCDDYQAYWHYDSEDGVCKQFLYSGCGGNKNRFKTRQECENKCGEAQDICQLPLVVGPCSGSFRQYYYDGTTSQCYEFDYGGCQGNKNRFDSLRLCQQRCQKTQATTPSYTVPDEGTYVERPTSELSEICKLPVDIGPCQSAVPSWYYDAQAGRCVGFSYSGCAGNANRFQSVELCERQCGSYRDQDFCNLPVDSGPCGEALRKWHYDPYQRVCRSFAYSGCEGNGNRFSTEQECEAECVYHDAILPSGNNTQEAQTMICELNSDGGPCSEGYKRWQFSKEHGTCVMFLYGGCGGNLNRFKTFNACTEFCASAIEKYRRTETSTIPDVGPTVHGPSDYTQPDEADMCKDSEISCQLLRCPYGVQRRVDNDGCERCSCYDPCSEIQCPAEMECATDLVPATDGVSENSYHGVCREVNKPGRCPVNNGQSYQCAEECQNDAGCDAELKCCYNGCSYSCVKPVREEEEPGHVVQPVATPTVPEYGEPPRITEFDDEVSVEENDVVAITCKAQGSPAPSITWYRGSYTINTESLSSRFRILPGGSLQVVNVERTDTGTYTCEANNSVGSPARRTAQLTVIDPKPREAAVVPWNAKTPVASLGGNMVLYCRAVGWPRPSITWWRGTDMLPLSSQRFEQLRDGSLTLRLVTLRSLGPYTCQVYNGQGRATSQTIVLRALGPVRDTLAGDRNFLQYILDPPKAPSTPSPFSSLTTLFPAVRPGQRPYWPAYHSPSGQRTTLAPTTRQYIVPLRAVIRLNSTEFPPHSTIHIPCEVRGVPVPVTTWFKGDNQITDSRKYAIEEDSTLVITDAEVGDSGLYKCHVQNEYGTADSSTVITIKGIYVHPTCTDNPFFANCKLIVRANYCTNKYYARFCCRSCTLDGQLPSQGPHLTHKKKRK, via the exons gTGCTCATGGCGAGTCTTCTTGGCGCTGGCACTCGTCACCGTCGTTGTG GTCGAGGAGTGCACCGGGGTAGCCGTGGAAAcaacccacctccaccaccaccgtaaccgccaccaccaccaccgccgccaccaccaccaccaccaccagcagcaacagGGCAAGATTCCCATCCCCGTCAGCAGCAGCAACCTGGAGTACGAGGCGGCGGAGGACAGCGGCAGCACGCGGGATAAACGGCAGGGCTGGACGAGCGAGTGGGAGAGCGGGCCGTGGGGGGAGTGGTCAGTGCCCTCCCCTTGCTCCAGGACCTGTGGCGGCGGGGTCAACTACAGGACCAGAACGTGTCAGGGcgccag CAGCGAGCAATGCGTCGGCAAGACCAAGAAGTACGAGTCCTGCAACAATGAG CCGTGTCCCGAGGGCTCGATAGACTTCCGCACGGAGCAGTGTCAACGCTACAACGACGTTCCCTTCGAGGGCAAATACTACAG TTGGGAGTCATTCGTGGGGGACCCTGATAAGTGTGCCCTCCACTGCCAGCCCAAGCAGTCCAG CTGGGTGCCGCACTACAAGGCCCCGAAGAAGTGTGAGTTGAACTGCCAGCCTGAGGGGGAGAGGTTCTACTTCCGCCACGCCCTCAAGGTGGTGGACGGCACACCCTGCGACAATGAAGGCTTTGACGTGTGTGTGGATGGCCAGTGCATG CCTGTCGGGTGTGACCTCATCCTGGGGTCATCGGCGCGGGAGGACAAGTGTCGCGTGTGTGGCGGCGACAGCTCCACCTGCAACACCATCAAGGGAGACTTCATGCAGGAGACGCTCACGGTGGGCTACAACGACATCGTGCTCATCCCCGCCGGCGCCACAAGCATCTACGTGGAGGAGCTGGAGGCCACCAACAACTACCTCG CCGTCAGAAACACCACCGGACACTTCTACCTCAACGGCAACTGGAGAATTGACTTCCCACGAGCGAGGAGGTTCGCCGGCACGACCTTCCACTATGAGAGGAAGAACAATGGCGGCGTTGGAATCTTTGCCCCTGAAATCCTCCGTGCTCAAGGCCCCACCACTGAGCCTCTCTTCATCGTG CTTCTGTACCAAGAGGGCAACCGGGGCGTCTCCTACGAGTACAGCGTCCCGAAGGGGGTGACGCAGTCCGAGGCAGAGACCTATGACTGGATCTTCGGCACCTTCGGGGAGTGCTCGGAGGAGTGCGGTGGCG GTCACCAGGTTCGGAATGTGACCTGCGCCCGCACCAGTGACTTTGAGCCCGTGTCCGAGTACCTGTGTGACCCTCGAACCCGGCCCGAGACCAACAGGACCTGCAATGACCAACCATGCGATGCCAG CTGGGAGGTCGGGGACTGGACGCCTTGCACCACCTCCTGCGGCACCCAGGGCTGGCAGTTCCGTCACGTGTATTGCGGCCAGAAGTTCACCGAGGGCCGGCTGTCTGTGGTCAACGACTCCGTCTGCACCGAGCCCCTGGGCGCTGCTCCCCCGAGTGTGAGGGAGTGCAACCAGGGGGCCATGTGTGCGTCCTGGCATGTGGGAGACTGGACCCCT TGCAACAAGCTGTGTGGTGTCGGACGTCAGCACCGGAAGGTCATGTGTCACGTGATGAGGGAGGATGAAGTGGAGGTTCTCGAGGACAGCCAGTGTTCCGAGGAGAAGCCAGAGAATGAGAAGCCATGTGAGCAGATCCCATGTGGCGGTGTGGACTGGATCACCTCAGACTGGAGTGGG TGCGGTGTGACGTGCGACCAAGCCCAGGAGTCCCGGTCAGCCCTGTGTGTGAGCCAGAAGGGCGTGGTGGTCAAGGAGGAGTACTGCTCGGCTGCTCGCAGACCCGAACTCTCCCGCAACTGCACAGATATCGAGCCGTGTGAATACAAGTGGTACGCCTCGGAGTGGAGCGAG TGCTCTGCTGAGTGTGGCCTTGGAGTGGTGTCCCGAGAGGTCTTCTGTGGCAAGCGAAACAAGAACAAGGTCATGGTGGTGGATGAGAGCAACTGCGACGCCGACAAGCGATTCAATGACACCAAGGAATGCAACTCAACCGGCTCCTGTGAAGCCAAGTGGTACGCCGGGCCATGGAGCCGG TGTGACAAGCAGTGTGGCGGTGGGACCAAGAACCGCAAGATCTTCTGCTACCTCGGGGACAAGATGGCGAAGCTGCAGTGTGACGTGAACAGCATCCTCTACTCCATCGACACCTGCAACAACAACCCATGTGGCGATG ATGAGGTGATTGGTGGTGACCTGGAGAGTGAGGACGAAAtatgcgaggaagaggaggacggggaggag aaggataaagatgagaaagaaaaggaagaggagattgaagaCTCTAGCGAAGCTGAGAGTAACTCATCG GTGGCGATGAGTGATGAGGCTTCCGGTGAGGGCTCGGGCTTTGGTGAGTCAGGCTTTGGCATTGGCTCCggactgggtggctggctgggctCAGGGCTGGGCTCGGGTCTGGGGTCTGGTTTAGGCTTTGGTCCTGCTGAGGCGACGACTTCAGAGGCCAAGAAAGCTGCTGCCtcgaagaagaaagacaaag attccaagaagaagaagaagaagtgcaaGCCAGCCAAACCCAAGAGCTGTGAGGAGACGGAGTTCGGGTGTTGCCAGGATAATGAGACGCCTGCCGAGGGACCCTTCCAGAAAg GTTGTGACACGGTGGAGACCTGCAAAGACAGTAAGTACGGCTGCTGTCCTGACGGGGTGACGCCTGCCGAGGGCCCCAAGAGGAAGGGCTGCCCGGGACTGTCCGTGTGCGACAACTCTCTCTTCGGCTGCTGCAAGGATGGCGTCACAGAGGCTAGCGGACCCAACGAGGAGGGATGTGAGGAGCTGATGGCCTTCGACTGTGAAAACACCGA GTTCGGCTGCTGCCCCGACGGCGTGTCTAAATCCTTCGGGAAGAACTTTGAGGGCTGCAGCGACTTTGAGTGTGAGGGCTCGGGGCCGTGCGACACCTGCAGTGACACCACGTACGGCTGCTGTCCGGATGGCGTGTCAGCTGCCCAAGGGAAGGACTACGAGGGCTGCCCAGACCCTGACATGACAACGGAGGAGACAGATG TCGAGTCCTCCACCATGGCCGTCctaacctccacctccaccaccaccaccaccgagctgCCACCTGACTGCCTGACGTCATCGTACGGCTGCTGCCCCGACGAGTACACGGCAGCTCACGGCCCCAACGACGAGGGATGCTGCCTGTCCTCACCGTTCGGCTGCTGCCCCGACCACATCACAGAGGCTCAGGGTCCCAATCTGCAAG GCTGTGGGTGTGAGTACAGTGCCTTTGGCTGCTGCCCGGACAACACAACAGTGGCCCGGGGCCCCAACAATGCCGGCTGTGGCTGTGAGTTCACACAGTTTGGCTGCTGCCCGGACTACCACACACCAGCTGCCGGGGAGGACTACAGCGGCTGCCCCTGCAACACCTACCGCTACGGATGCTGCCCGGATGGTGTCAGCATTGCCAAGGGCCCGGGCACGGAGG GCTGTGGGTGTCAGTATGAGCAGTACGGCTGCTGCGAGGACGGCCGCACGCCTGCCCAGGGTCCGGATCAGGAAGGCTGTGGCTGTGAGTCCTCACAGTTTGGATGTTGTCCGAATGGCGTCACACCTGCCACCGGAAAGTTCTTCGAaggatgtaaggaggaggaggaggagttgtccGTCGTCCCGGGAG AGGTGTGTGGCCACGAGAAGGACCGCGGCCCCTGCACCAACTTCACGGTGCGCTGGTTCTTCGACATGGAGTATGGCGGCTGCACGCGCTTCTGGTACGGCGGCTGTGAAGGCAACCTCAACAAATTTGAGACGCAGGATGAGTGTAAGGCCGCCTGTGTGGACCCAGAGGGAATGG AGTCCTGCTACCTGCCGAATGTCGTGGGTCCCTGCACCGGCTCCGTCCCGTCCTGGTATCACGACGCAGAGACCGGCCAGTGTAAGTCCTTCATCTACGGGGGCTGTCTCGGCAACAACAACCGCTATGAATCGAAGGAGGAGTGTGAGGAGCGCTGCGTCATCCCGGAGAAAACAG ATGCTTGCCTGCTGGAGGTGACGCCCGGCCCCTGTCGCGGGAACTACTCGCGCTGGTTCTATGACCAGACCGTGGGGAGCTGCAAACAGTTTTCTTATGGTGGTTGCAAGGGAAATGACAACAACTTCCTCACGGAGAATGAGTGCATGCAGAGGTGCATCAGAGGCCGTTCCAAAG ACCTGTGCACGCTGCCCAAAGCTTCCGGCCTGTGCGAAGAGACGCTCCCTCGCTGGTACTATGATTACACAGAGGCCAGGTGCATGCCCTTCTATTACACAGGTTGTGACGGCAATGCTAACAGGTACACGACGAGAGGGGAGTGTGAGGCAACCTGTCCGGGAGATGAAGCAG AGCAAGACGAGGATGTGTGTTACATGCCCAGCAGCCCCGGCGACTGTGACGAGTATGAACAGCGCTGGTTCTTCGACTCTGTGGAGGCCCAGTGCAAGTCCTTCGTGTATGGCGGCTGCGGCGGCAACCAGAACAACTTCGGCAGCATTGAGGAGTGCGAGAACTACTGCGGCAACAGGAAGAAGATTCCCACCGAGGAGGAGTTCCTTATAG AGTCTTGCTTCCTGCAACAAAACCAAGGCAACTGCGACGACTACCAGGCCTACTGGCACTACGACAGCGAGGACGGCGTGTGCAAGCAGTTCCTGTACAGCGGCTGCGGGGGGAACAAGAACCGCTTCAAGACCCGTCAGGAGTGTGAGAACAAGTGTGGGGAGGCCCAGG ACATCTGCCAGCTCCCTCTGGTGGTGGGTCCGTGCAGTGGCAGCTTCCGGCAGTACTATTACGACGGCACCACCAGCCAGTGCTACGAGTTTGACTATGGAGGCTGCCAGGGGAACAAAAACAG GTTTGACTCATTGCGTCTGTGTCAGCAGCGATGCCAGAAGACCCAGGCCACAACGCCAAGCTACACCGTCCCCGATGAAGGAACCTACGTAGAAA GACCTACCAGTGAGTTGTCTGAAATCTGCAAGCTGCCCGTCGATATTGGTCCGTGCCAGTCGGCTGTCCCTAGCTGGTACTACGATGCTCAGGCGGGCCGCTGCGTTGGCTTCTCCTACAGTGGATGTGCCGGCAACGCTAACCGGTTCCAGAGTGTTGAGCTTTGCGAACGTCAGTGTGGCAGCTATCGGGACCAAG atTTCTGCAACCTGCCAGTAGATTCCGGCCCTTGTGGTGAGGCTCTCCGCAAGTGGCACTATGACCCGTACCAGCGCGTCTGCAGGTCCTTCGCTTACAGTGGCTGCGAGGGCAATGGCAACCGCTTCTCCACGGAGCAGGAGTGTGAGGCCGAGTGTGTCTACCACGACGCCATCCTGCCCAGCGGCAACAACACCCAGGAGGCCCAGACCA TGATCTGTGAGCTCAATTCCGACGGAGGCCCCTGCAGCGAGGGTTACAAGCGCTGGCAGTTCAGCAAAGAGCATGGAACTTGTGTCATGTTTCTGTACGGCGGCTGCGGCGGAAACCTAAATCGCTTTAAGACCTTTAATGCATGCACCGAGTTCTGTGCCTCAGCCATCGAAAAGTACCGAAGAA CTGAGACGAGCACAATCCCGGACGTGGGACCCACTGTGCATGGCCCCTCAGACTACACGCAGCCTGATGAGGCCGACATGTGCAAGGACTCCGAGATCTCCTGCCAGCTGCTGCGG TGTCCTTATGGCGTCCAGAGAAGGGTGGACAATGACGGCTGTGAACGCTGCTCCTGCTATGACCCCTGCAGCGAGATCCAATGCCCCGCCGAGATGGAGTGCGCCACAGACCTCGTTCCTGCAACAGATGGCGTCTCCGAAAACAGCTATCACGGCGTTTGTAGAGAAG TCAACAAGCCCGGCCGATGCCCTGTCAACAATGGCCAGAGTTACCAGTGCGCCGAGGAGTGCCAGAACGATGCTGGATGTGACGCGGAGCTGAAGTGTTGCTACAATGGGTGCAGCTACTCCTGCGTCAAGCccgtcagggaggaggaggagcccggcCATGTGGTGCAGCCTGTGGCCACCCCGACCGTCCCAG AGTACGGAGAGCCCCCGCGCATCACTGAGTTTGATGATGAGGTCTCAGTGGAGGAGAATGACGTCGTGGCGATAACCTGCAAGGCCCAGGGCTCCCCCGCGCCTTCCATCACTTGGTACCGCGGCTCATACACG ATCAACACTGAGAGTCTGTCCAGCCGGTTCAGAATCCTTCCTGGGGGTTCGCTGCAGGTGGTGAATGTTGAGCGTACCGACACTGGCACGTACACCTGTGAGGCCAACAACAGCGTGGGCTCACCCGCCCGCCGCACCGCCCAGCTCACAGTGATTG ATCCCAAGCCTCGGGAAGCTGCTGTTGTTCCCTGGAATGCCAAGACCCCAGTGGCTTCCCTCGGGGGCAACATGGTGCTGTACTGCCGTGCCGTGGGCTGGCCGCGCCCCTCCATCACGTGGTGGCGCGGCACGGACATGCTGCCACTCTCCTCACAACGCTTCGAGCAGCTGAGGGATGGCTCCCTGACACTCCGCCTGGTCACCCTGAGGAGCCTTGGGCCGTACACATGCCAGGTGTACAACGGACAGGGAAGAGCCACGTCTCAGACCATTGTGCTGCGTGCCCTCGGCCCCGTCCGTGACACCCTCGCTGGTGATAGGAACTTCCTTCAATACATACTCGACCCTCCCAAggctccctccactccttcccccttttcctccctcaccacccTCTTCCCTGCCGTTCGGCCTGGCCAGCGGCCGTACTGGCCCGCTTACCACTCACCGTCTGGCCAAAGGACTACCTTGGCACCCACCACCCGGCAGTACATAG TTCCCTTGCGTGCAGTGATCCGCCTGAACAGCACCGAGTTCCCGCCACACTCCACCATCCACATCCCCTGTGAGGTGCGTGGCGTCCCGGTCCCGGTGACGACCTGGTTCAAGGGAGACAACCAGATCACGGACTCGAGGAAGTACGCCATAGAAG AAGACAGCACGCTAGTCATCACCGACGCAGAGGTGGGAGACTCCGGCCTGTACAAGTGTCACGTGCAGAATGAATACGGCACAGCGGACAgctccaccgtcatcaccatcaaag GAATCTATGTCCACCCAACCTGCACGGACAATCCCTTCTTTGCCAACTGCAAGCTCATCGTGCGCGCCAACTACTGCACCAACAAGTACTACGCCCGGTTCTGCTGCCGCTCCTGCACGCTGGATGGACAGCTGCCGTCACAAGGCCCTCACCTCacccacaagaagaagaggaaataa